In Nicotiana tabacum cultivar K326 chromosome 11, ASM71507v2, whole genome shotgun sequence, a single window of DNA contains:
- the LOC142165971 gene encoding uncharacterized protein LOC142165971, which produces MVDGRSGVDICPLSTLQRIKIGTERIGPNNVCVCAFDGIKRDTIGEIDLILTIGPMDFEVTFQVLDMDTSYNFLLGRPWIHAAGAVPSTLYQMVKFEHKDQEIVVHGEDKQSIYWDPSVPCLEAREGARI; this is translated from the coding sequence ATGGTGGATGGCAGATCAGGGGTTGACATATGCCCTCTCTCAACTTTGCAAAGAATAAAAATTGGGACTGAGAGGATCGGGCCTAATAATGTTTGTGTGTGCGCTTTCGATGGCATCAAGAGGGACACAATAGGGGAAATTGATTTGATCTTGACTATCGGTCCTATGGATTTCGAAGTGACGTTTCAGGTCTTGGACATGGATACCTCCTATAATTTTCTTttaggaaggccttggatccatgctgcGGGGGCCGTACCTTCTACCCTctaccaaatggtgaagtttgaacaCAAAGATCAGGAAATTGTGGTTCATGGAGAAGACAAGCAATCAATTTACTgggacccatcagtcccatgCCTCGAAGCTAGAGAAGGAGCGAGAATATAA